The region GTCGGTGCGTAATGAAATGCGCTATAAGCAAACAGGCAATACACCACACCACCGATCATGGCCAGGATAAAAGATTCTTTTTTCAGTAAAAAAGAAGCCTCTTTACGATAGAGTAAAATCGGCATAAGAATCAGAAAAGCCAGAGAGAAGCGTAGTGCGACGATATCCCAGGCACTGATCTGCCAGATTGCATTCAGGCGAGCTGTTAAGGTAAAACCGCCCCAGATACACATGGTAGTTAAAAGAAAAAAATAACCCTGTGCACGCGTAGATAATCTCATCAGTGCTTAAGCTTTACGCTGACGGCAAGCTTCATACAAAGCCATACCCGTTGCCACACTTACATTTAAACTTTGCAAGTTGCCTGCCATAGGAATATAAACCGTTTGATCACACTGGCTTTGAGTAATAGGACGCAGGCCGGTATCTTCTGCACCCATTACTACACAAACACCAGTACCAGTAAAATCAAATTGCTGAATTGGTAATGCTTTCTCATCCAGCATAGTCCCCACAACACGGACATTAAAGTCTTCTTTGATTTGACCTAAAGTACGCGCCAGATTGGTGACCTGAATAAATTTAACTTTTTCGGCACCACCCGCTGCGACTTTACGAGCAGTCGGTGTCAAACTTGCAGAACGGTCACGTGGTACAATCACCGCCATAACACCCATGGCTGCTGCCGTACGGATACAGGCACCCAGATTATGCGGATCGGTGACCTGATCAAGTGCCAATAAAAGTGCTTGCGAATCTTGCTTTAAAAGCTCTTCTAAATCTTTTTCATTTAAAGTCGGATGTGGACGTACTGCTGCCACTACCCCTTGGTGGAACGGCAAACCTGCCAGTTTTTCCAGTTTGTCACGACTGGCTTGTTGCACACTAATCCCAAACGGCTCAGCGAGTTCCAGTACACGCTTTAAGCGCTGATCATCACGGCCTTTTAGAGTAAACAGCGTCAGGACGCGTTCAGGCTCAAGCTCCAGTAATGACTCAACTGAATGTACGCCATAAAAATACTCAGGTTTAGCCATGAACGACCTCTAAATTAATTTGGGAAATATGCTGCATAAAGAAAAATCCTGCAAAGCCAGCTTCACAGGATTCCTGTATAAATTAAGTTTAACCGATTCGGCAGAAAATTTCCTGATCAGCTTCAGTCCGGTTAGTGAGATGAGATAATGAAATCAGCCTTCAAAATGACAAACGTAATCTAATACATCATCAGTTTCGATTTTAAAACGGCTATTGCCTGGCACATAGAAAGACTGACCAGCACGGAACAGTTCGC is a window of Acinetobacter sp. ASP199 DNA encoding:
- the rlmB gene encoding 23S rRNA (guanosine(2251)-2'-O)-methyltransferase RlmB; its protein translation is MAKPEYFYGVHSVESLLELEPERVLTLFTLKGRDDQRLKRVLELAEPFGISVQQASRDKLEKLAGLPFHQGVVAAVRPHPTLNEKDLEELLKQDSQALLLALDQVTDPHNLGACIRTAAAMGVMAVIVPRDRSASLTPTARKVAAGGAEKVKFIQVTNLARTLGQIKEDFNVRVVGTMLDEKALPIQQFDFTGTGVCVVMGAEDTGLRPITQSQCDQTVYIPMAGNLQSLNVSVATGMALYEACRQRKA